Proteins from a single region of Corynebacterium casei LMG S-19264:
- a CDS encoding HNH endonuclease signature motif containing protein gives MDFLHAIKFVYTQGIGFLRLAYEHSPYDLESFGIVLPKAKEYSKLADALLGPADSPRLQREFLALAEQREFSLDHLVMVNRHAKKLKKRGAAWKLRAELIAHEGSYKEVNAYGNRRVKEIQGEKPKGPGVKVSQANNGMRTMTVTDTQRRITDLMKTLDAIETTEQPRKKALLEAFWKHIDGGGGILKPEYRTVIAIGLDQSAQIIRGEGDESIIGASDGTTMTGAEIVNLAISGALGDKIYAGLFHPTAGPVNLYEARFASFKQRTLCKAENLVCPWPDCNVPADRCQVHHLDAHKNGGQTNPSNLSTLCAYHNGVNDDGAQGVRHEKSRGRMVRHRGKVKLLTPGGRLVGNTHDLGGMGALDLI, from the coding sequence ATGGACTTTCTTCACGCAATCAAATTCGTCTACACCCAGGGTATTGGCTTTCTCCGTCTTGCTTACGAGCACTCTCCTTATGACTTGGAAAGCTTTGGCATCGTGCTGCCAAAGGCAAAAGAGTATTCCAAGCTCGCCGATGCCCTTCTTGGCCCCGCCGACTCCCCGCGCCTGCAGCGCGAATTTTTAGCGCTCGCCGAACAACGCGAGTTCAGCCTCGACCACCTCGTGATGGTCAATAGACACGCCAAGAAATTGAAGAAGCGCGGCGCAGCCTGGAAACTGCGCGCGGAACTTATCGCACACGAGGGCAGCTACAAGGAAGTCAATGCCTACGGCAACCGGCGGGTGAAAGAAATCCAAGGTGAGAAACCGAAAGGGCCCGGTGTAAAAGTGAGCCAAGCCAACAACGGCATGCGCACCATGACCGTGACTGATACCCAACGCCGCATCACTGACTTGATGAAGACCCTCGACGCGATAGAAACCACTGAGCAACCGAGGAAGAAAGCGCTGTTGGAAGCGTTCTGGAAACACATCGACGGCGGCGGAGGGATACTCAAACCGGAATACCGCACCGTTATTGCTATCGGCTTGGACCAATCCGCGCAGATCATCCGCGGCGAAGGCGACGAATCCATCATCGGCGCCTCCGACGGCACCACCATGACTGGCGCGGAGATCGTTAACCTTGCGATTTCTGGTGCACTCGGCGACAAAATCTACGCCGGACTCTTCCATCCGACTGCAGGGCCGGTCAATCTCTATGAAGCACGGTTCGCGTCGTTTAAGCAGCGGACTTTATGTAAGGCGGAGAATCTCGTGTGCCCGTGGCCGGACTGCAACGTGCCAGCGGATCGCTGCCAGGTCCACCACCTGGACGCGCATAAGAACGGCGGGCAAACCAATCCGTCGAATCTCAGCACGCTGTGTGCTTATCACAACGGCGTGAATGACGATGGCGCACAAGGCGTGCGCCATGAAAAGAGCAGAGGGCGAATGGTTCGCCACCGCGGCAAAGTCAAGCTTTTAACCCCAGGAGGAAGGCTCGTGGGCAACACTCATGACCTCGGCGGGATGGGGGCGTTGGACTTAATCTAA
- a CDS encoding acyl-CoA thioesterase, whose product MASPNDVLLAGSQGISGGRVLEWIDKAAYACAVQWSGQYCVTVYVGHIHFMRPIESGHLVEVRSRLTMTGTSSMHIVNEVWSADPRDGIFTRACDCLVIFVAKDADTQRPTPVPPFVPGTDEQFRVMEAAKTRIDLRKAIEAEMNVQTYDGPSDAPRMVNRFLAKPTDINWGGNVHGGTAMEWIDEAATACTMEWSGEQTIAVYAGGIRFYKPIHIGDLIEVDARMMRTDSRSMQMSVHVRSGEARGGREKLSTAIHATAAYLAMDRDWNPLPARQFIPHTEEDKRLAEHATTLRNLRSQYSPLPLVHAPNHQHID is encoded by the coding sequence ATGGCTTCGCCGAACGATGTCCTGCTTGCAGGTTCGCAGGGCATTTCCGGTGGCCGCGTCCTGGAGTGGATCGATAAGGCTGCCTATGCCTGCGCTGTGCAGTGGTCAGGGCAGTACTGCGTGACCGTTTATGTGGGTCATATTCACTTCATGCGGCCGATTGAGTCGGGGCATTTGGTCGAAGTTCGCTCCCGCTTGACGATGACAGGTACGTCGTCCATGCACATTGTCAACGAGGTATGGTCTGCGGATCCACGCGACGGCATTTTCACCCGCGCATGTGACTGCCTGGTGATTTTCGTGGCGAAGGATGCCGATACTCAGCGTCCGACTCCGGTTCCGCCATTCGTGCCAGGAACCGATGAGCAGTTTCGCGTGATGGAGGCGGCAAAGACCCGCATTGATCTGCGCAAGGCCATTGAGGCCGAGATGAACGTTCAGACCTATGACGGCCCATCTGATGCGCCACGCATGGTCAACCGTTTCTTGGCTAAGCCAACGGATATTAACTGGGGCGGCAACGTCCACGGTGGCACCGCCATGGAATGGATCGATGAGGCAGCTACGGCCTGCACCATGGAGTGGTCTGGTGAGCAGACTATTGCCGTGTATGCCGGCGGCATTCGCTTCTACAAGCCCATCCACATTGGTGATCTCATCGAGGTTGATGCCCGCATGATGCGCACCGATAGCCGTTCGATGCAGATGTCGGTGCATGTTCGCTCCGGCGAAGCGCGCGGTGGCCGCGAGAAGCTATCGACTGCCATTCACGCCACCGCGGCTTATCTAGCGATGGACCGTGACTGGAATCCGCTTCCAGCGCGTCAGTTCATTCCGCACACCGAAGAAGACAAGCGCCTGGCAGAACATGCCACTACCCTGCGCAACCTGCGCAGCCAGTACTCCCCGCTTCCACTGGTGCACGCGCCGAACCACCAGCACATCGACTAG
- a CDS encoding DUF3073 domain-containing protein, with the protein MGRGRAKAKQTKVARQLKYSTPDMDLDSLQRELASQRPSDSRSQDDDDDGDSYDDYVDEWDDDQDEDDDRR; encoded by the coding sequence ATGGGACGCGGACGCGCAAAGGCAAAGCAGACCAAGGTTGCACGCCAACTAAAGTACAGCACGCCTGATATGGACTTGGATTCACTTCAACGGGAGCTTGCTTCACAGCGCCCGAGTGATTCACGTTCACAGGATGATGACGACGACGGCGATTCATACGACGATTACGTCGATGAATGGGACGACGACCAGGATGAGGATGATGACCGGCGCTAG
- the purF gene encoding amidophosphoribosyltransferase, translated as MVNTTFPSDVNLDDQGEQEPREECGVFGVWAPGEDVAKLSYFGLFALQHRGQEAAGIGVGDGDRLVVFKDMGLVSNIFDESILNSLHGSVGVGHTRYSTAGGKEWSNVQPMFNTTANGVDIALCHNGNLVNYQELREESIALGLYKEHEKSLSDSMVMTSLLAHGVSDDKSVFESAKDLLPRIEGAYCLTFTDGKTLYAARDPHGVRPLVLGRLAQGWVVASETCALDIVGAQFIREVEPGELISINEAGIRSEKFAEPKRQGCVFEYVYLARPDTVIKGRNVHATRVDIGRALAKSHPAEFADMVIPVPESGNPAAVGFARESGLTFAHGLVKNAYVGRTFIQPTQTLRQLGIRLKLNPLREVIEGKKLVVVDDSIVRGNTQRALIRMLREAGAAEIHVRIASPPVKWPCFYGIDFASPGELIANIEPTDDPEVITKAVCEAIGADTLGFVSVDDMVEATHQPINELCTACFDGNYELGLPTANPNADAVRTLLGEKN; from the coding sequence GTGGTGAACACTACTTTCCCCAGCGACGTGAATTTAGATGACCAAGGCGAACAAGAACCCCGCGAAGAGTGCGGTGTCTTTGGCGTCTGGGCTCCTGGTGAAGATGTTGCGAAGCTGAGCTACTTCGGCCTTTTCGCTCTGCAACATCGTGGCCAGGAAGCCGCTGGTATCGGCGTCGGTGATGGAGACCGCCTCGTTGTCTTCAAAGACATGGGCTTGGTCTCGAATATTTTCGATGAGTCCATTTTAAATTCCCTCCATGGCTCCGTGGGCGTGGGGCATACGCGCTACTCGACTGCCGGTGGCAAAGAGTGGTCGAATGTCCAGCCGATGTTTAACACCACCGCAAACGGTGTGGACATCGCGCTGTGTCACAATGGCAACCTGGTCAACTACCAGGAGCTGCGTGAAGAATCCATAGCGCTGGGACTGTACAAAGAACATGAAAAGTCTTTGTCTGATTCCATGGTGATGACGTCCTTGCTCGCGCATGGCGTGAGCGATGACAAGTCCGTCTTCGAATCAGCTAAGGATCTGCTGCCGCGCATTGAGGGCGCGTACTGTCTGACGTTTACGGACGGCAAAACTCTCTATGCAGCGCGCGATCCACACGGCGTGCGCCCACTGGTGCTGGGCCGTTTGGCCCAAGGCTGGGTTGTGGCTTCGGAGACTTGTGCGCTCGACATCGTTGGTGCGCAGTTCATTCGTGAAGTTGAGCCAGGTGAGTTGATTTCAATCAATGAAGCCGGCATCCGCAGCGAGAAGTTTGCTGAGCCAAAGCGTCAGGGCTGCGTCTTTGAATACGTTTACCTGGCTCGTCCAGACACCGTGATTAAGGGCCGCAATGTTCACGCGACCCGCGTTGATATTGGCCGCGCGTTGGCGAAATCTCACCCAGCTGAGTTCGCTGACATGGTTATCCCCGTGCCGGAGTCCGGCAACCCTGCAGCGGTCGGCTTTGCCCGTGAATCCGGTTTGACCTTCGCGCATGGACTGGTGAAGAACGCTTATGTTGGACGTACTTTCATTCAGCCAACCCAGACCCTGCGCCAGTTGGGTATTCGTTTGAAGCTCAACCCGTTGCGCGAAGTCATCGAAGGCAAAAAGCTGGTTGTCGTTGATGACTCCATCGTGCGTGGCAACACCCAGCGTGCTTTGATACGCATGCTGCGTGAAGCCGGTGCTGCCGAGATTCACGTGCGTATTGCATCCCCGCCAGTGAAGTGGCCTTGCTTCTACGGCATTGACTTCGCTTCCCCTGGGGAACTCATCGCCAATATTGAGCCAACGGATGACCCTGAGGTCATCACGAAGGCAGTGTGCGAAGCTATTGGTGCTGACACTTTGGGCTTCGTCTCCGTTGATGACATGGTAGAAGCAACCCACCAGCCCATCAATGAGCTATGCACCGCTTGTTTCGATGGCAACTATGAACTTGGCCTCCCAACCGCTAATCCCAATGCTGACGCTGTGCGAACCTTGCTCGGCGAAAAGAACTGA
- the trhA gene encoding PAQR family membrane homeostasis protein TrhA: protein MPKENNAVADRIQRSIWVADRGPRPLTRGWGHLIAAILSVISSTVLITFSWMTLNWVEALGVTVYGVGLVGLFAVSALYHRWPWPTARAVQWWRRADHATISVFIAATYTPLCIIAFEPRTTAWMLGIAWTGAIAAVILNLVWINHPRWLDVIVYLTLGWLVVPLIPTLWANLGLTVVWLLAAGGLFYTVGAVVYGLKWPGRNAKYYGYHEHFHTATIAAAVVHLVAVWMAVVQAT from the coding sequence ATGCCCAAAGAAAACAATGCTGTTGCTGACCGTATTCAACGCAGCATCTGGGTTGCCGATAGAGGTCCACGCCCGCTCACGCGCGGCTGGGGCCATTTGATAGCCGCCATCTTGTCAGTTATCTCTTCCACCGTGCTCATCACTTTTTCGTGGATGACGCTCAACTGGGTCGAGGCCCTTGGCGTCACCGTCTATGGCGTGGGCTTGGTCGGCCTTTTTGCTGTCTCGGCGCTGTATCACCGCTGGCCATGGCCAACGGCACGCGCTGTGCAGTGGTGGCGGCGCGCGGACCACGCGACCATTTCAGTCTTTATCGCAGCGACCTATACGCCGCTGTGCATCATCGCCTTTGAACCGCGCACTACCGCGTGGATGCTGGGCATCGCGTGGACCGGCGCAATTGCGGCGGTCATTTTGAACCTGGTATGGATCAATCACCCGCGCTGGCTCGATGTCATTGTCTATCTCACCTTGGGTTGGCTAGTTGTTCCGCTCATTCCAACCTTGTGGGCCAACTTAGGCCTGACAGTGGTGTGGCTGCTGGCTGCAGGCGGTCTGTTCTACACCGTTGGCGCGGTGGTCTATGGCCTCAAGTGGCCAGGGCGCAACGCCAAATACTACGGCTACCACGAGCACTTTCACACTGCGACGATTGCGGCAGCAGTCGTGCACCTCGTCGCAGTGTGGATGGCAGTAGTCCAGGCAACCTAG
- the purM gene encoding phosphoribosylformylglycinamidine cyclo-ligase, with product MSENTYAAAGVNIEEGDRAVELFAPLAKRATRPEVMGGLGGFAGLFKLGEYKEPILAAGSDGVGTKLAVAQAMDKHDTIGIDLVAMCVDDLVVCGAEPLFLQDYIAVGKVVPEKVAQIVAGIAEGCVQAGCALLGGETAEHPGVMDENDYDVSATAVGVVEADELLGPDKVRDGDVLIAMGSSGLHSNGYSLARHVLLEKAGLPLDGYIDELGRTLGEELLEPTRIYAKDCLALAAECEVSTFCHVTGGGLAGNLERVIPEGLTAEVNRATWTPAEIFRTIASFGKVSLEEMEKTFNMGVGMIAIVSPEDRDRALAMLTARHLDAWELGTVRTKKEEDTAGVIMHGEHSNF from the coding sequence ATGTCTGAAAACACCTACGCCGCGGCAGGCGTCAACATTGAAGAAGGCGACCGCGCAGTTGAACTGTTCGCGCCACTAGCTAAGCGCGCAACCCGCCCAGAGGTCATGGGCGGACTCGGTGGCTTCGCTGGGCTGTTCAAGCTCGGTGAGTACAAAGAGCCAATCTTGGCTGCTGGTTCCGATGGCGTGGGCACTAAGTTGGCTGTTGCGCAGGCGATGGATAAGCACGACACCATCGGCATTGACCTCGTAGCCATGTGCGTGGATGACCTGGTTGTCTGCGGTGCAGAACCGCTGTTTTTGCAGGACTACATTGCCGTGGGCAAGGTTGTGCCAGAAAAGGTTGCGCAGATTGTTGCCGGAATCGCAGAAGGCTGCGTGCAGGCAGGCTGTGCACTACTCGGTGGCGAGACCGCTGAGCACCCAGGCGTCATGGACGAAAATGACTATGACGTCTCTGCTACCGCAGTCGGCGTTGTTGAAGCAGATGAGTTGCTCGGCCCGGACAAGGTTCGTGATGGCGATGTCCTCATCGCCATGGGCTCTTCCGGCTTGCACTCCAACGGCTACTCACTAGCGCGCCACGTCCTGCTGGAAAAGGCTGGCCTGCCGCTCGATGGCTACATTGATGAACTGGGCCGCACCCTGGGCGAGGAGCTCTTGGAGCCAACCCGCATCTACGCTAAAGACTGCCTGGCACTGGCAGCTGAGTGCGAAGTTTCCACCTTCTGCCACGTCACCGGCGGTGGCCTGGCCGGCAACCTAGAGCGCGTCATTCCAGAAGGCCTGACCGCTGAAGTTAACCGCGCGACCTGGACCCCTGCCGAAATCTTCCGCACCATCGCCTCCTTCGGCAAGGTCTCATTGGAAGAGATGGAAAAGACCTTCAACATGGGCGTTGGCATGATTGCGATTGTCTCCCCAGAAGACCGCGACCGCGCCCTAGCCATGCTGACCGCACGTCACCTTGACGCGTGGGAGCTGGGCACCGTCCGCACCAAGAAGGAAGAAGACACCGCCGGTGTCATCATGCACGGCGAACACTCCAACTTCTAA
- a CDS encoding thiamine pyrophosphate-dependent enzyme, with amino-acid sequence MVLEIAHDLGTLECIDPEFENILHATEELPQPEVVCPNMQEAEEIASLLASAAHPLIVAGRGAKSAAAQVIDSANILRADVATSAPAQGLFNSNGEFRNLGICGGFASSAAAAEIQKADVVLVVGAGLNPFTMAFDQAFSADATIIQIGVTAQATHERVNSFLRASATEAVSALSATLRKQNFTPTPRAFANPNPKKHDKGNPLAPDGCLDPRSLMDAINNIVPANRLVVTDGGHFIGWANTYLDVPAADNMVLLGTTTQSIGLGFNSAVGVAAAAGTDKMTVLVTGDGGGLMALADAESFIREAHRGVIVVVNDAAYGAEIHRYATKGIDKAPMLIPEVDFAALVGAFGARSKIIHALEDLEDFRAWVNSDEPETYSLDCRVSRDIIAPFMQELMKN; translated from the coding sequence GTGGTTCTGGAGATTGCTCATGACTTGGGGACGTTGGAATGTATAGACCCAGAATTCGAGAACATTCTCCACGCTACTGAAGAGCTTCCACAGCCTGAGGTTGTTTGTCCGAATATGCAGGAGGCCGAAGAAATTGCATCACTTTTGGCTAGCGCGGCACATCCGCTCATTGTCGCGGGACGTGGCGCTAAATCGGCCGCGGCCCAGGTAATTGATTCAGCCAACATCTTGCGCGCTGATGTCGCGACCTCGGCGCCCGCACAAGGATTGTTCAATAGCAACGGAGAATTCCGCAATTTAGGGATCTGCGGTGGATTTGCATCTTCGGCCGCCGCCGCTGAGATTCAAAAAGCTGATGTTGTTTTGGTTGTCGGTGCAGGTCTTAATCCATTTACCATGGCGTTTGACCAGGCTTTCAGCGCTGATGCCACGATCATTCAGATAGGCGTGACAGCACAAGCAACGCATGAACGAGTTAATAGTTTCTTGCGTGCAAGCGCGACCGAAGCAGTAAGCGCCCTTTCCGCTACGCTTCGCAAGCAGAACTTCACCCCAACGCCACGGGCTTTTGCGAATCCAAACCCGAAAAAGCACGATAAAGGAAATCCTCTGGCTCCTGATGGCTGCCTTGATCCGCGCAGCCTAATGGATGCTATCAACAACATCGTTCCTGCCAATCGCCTAGTGGTAACCGACGGTGGACACTTCATTGGCTGGGCAAATACGTATCTTGATGTCCCCGCGGCTGACAACATGGTGCTTTTAGGCACCACAACCCAATCCATCGGCCTGGGATTCAACTCTGCTGTGGGCGTTGCAGCCGCTGCCGGCACAGACAAGATGACCGTTCTGGTTACCGGGGACGGCGGCGGCTTGATGGCACTTGCCGATGCCGAGAGCTTTATCCGCGAAGCACACCGCGGCGTCATCGTTGTTGTCAATGATGCTGCCTACGGCGCCGAAATCCATCGGTACGCTACAAAAGGGATCGACAAAGCACCCATGCTGATTCCCGAAGTAGATTTTGCAGCACTCGTAGGTGCTTTCGGGGCACGGTCTAAAATCATTCACGCCCTGGAGGACCTAGAGGACTTTCGCGCATGGGTCAACAGCGATGAACCGGAAACATACTCGTTAGACTGCCGGGTTTCCCGCGATATAATCGCACCGTTCATGCAGGAGCTCATGAAGAACTAG
- a CDS encoding alpha/beta hydrolase, whose amino-acid sequence MTINILPSRRLGTKAITAATAAATLALVCIAPSAFAQSGTGPGAFSSEQSSNSETSSNAIDNADELSAENSDRSSTSSFGSSGALDPLLAPRGSAQLPDSVGSGDGSANAGWLGSAATDIQSLRNGLSSFQDEGALLGSAALGSSLAGSSVAEEGNYSIAKEMSSDEDRGAEETVDHGPEPLMMDQRHVEGNLWEVDIWSPANQTVVTNLLLLPEDPAPAPSLVLMSGADGGAGGANWVSETDYEEFFADKHVNVITPMGGGASMYANWLHDDAYAGRQQWQTYLGEEIPQILDAEFNSTNHKAIAGLSMSGGPSLNIAGEYPETFQAAGSFSGFPASSGLLGRFMVNSVISGGEGSSTNAYGLSSSDAWQLNDPSYDPSQLRNTRVFVGTSLGVPSANELLGDWGGLVGIEVVSQYTSNYFTRVAEEAGVEVDRHHEFYGAHTYSLFERQLYKAWDSTFAPALYE is encoded by the coding sequence GTGACTATTAATATTCTTCCCTCCCGCCGACTCGGCACGAAGGCAATCACGGCTGCGACAGCAGCAGCGACGCTGGCTTTAGTGTGCATCGCTCCCTCTGCCTTCGCGCAGTCCGGGACTGGCCCCGGCGCTTTTTCTTCTGAGCAGTCTTCAAATTCAGAAACTTCCTCGAACGCGATTGATAACGCGGATGAGTTATCGGCGGAAAACAGCGATAGGTCATCGACAAGCTCTTTTGGCTCTTCTGGCGCCCTGGACCCACTGCTCGCCCCACGCGGCTCTGCCCAACTGCCTGATTCTGTCGGCTCTGGCGATGGCAGCGCAAACGCCGGCTGGCTGGGCAGCGCGGCAACCGATATCCAGTCCCTGCGCAACGGATTGAGCAGTTTCCAAGACGAAGGTGCGTTGCTGGGAAGCGCGGCCCTGGGAAGTTCTCTGGCGGGCAGCTCCGTGGCGGAAGAAGGCAACTACTCCATCGCCAAGGAAATGAGCTCCGACGAAGACCGCGGCGCGGAAGAAACCGTCGATCACGGCCCCGAACCCTTGATGATGGACCAACGCCACGTGGAAGGCAACCTGTGGGAAGTTGATATCTGGTCCCCCGCCAACCAGACCGTGGTGACCAACCTCTTGCTGCTGCCCGAAGACCCCGCACCTGCGCCCTCCCTGGTGCTGATGTCCGGCGCTGACGGCGGTGCCGGTGGCGCCAACTGGGTGAGCGAAACCGACTATGAAGAATTCTTTGCGGACAAGCACGTCAACGTGATCACTCCAATGGGCGGTGGCGCCTCGATGTACGCCAACTGGCTCCACGATGACGCCTATGCCGGGCGCCAACAGTGGCAAACCTACCTGGGCGAAGAAATCCCGCAGATCCTCGACGCTGAGTTCAACAGCACGAACCACAAAGCCATCGCGGGGCTATCCATGTCCGGTGGGCCTTCACTGAACATCGCTGGCGAATACCCTGAGACATTCCAAGCCGCCGGCTCCTTCTCTGGCTTCCCTGCGTCGTCCGGCCTGCTCGGGCGCTTCATGGTCAACTCCGTCATCTCCGGCGGTGAAGGCTCCTCCACCAACGCCTACGGCTTATCATCCTCCGATGCGTGGCAGCTCAACGACCCTTCCTACGACCCATCACAGCTGAGAAATACCCGCGTCTTCGTGGGCACCTCCTTAGGCGTGCCTTCCGCCAACGAACTCCTCGGCGACTGGGGCGGACTCGTGGGCATTGAAGTGGTTTCCCAATACACCTCCAACTACTTCACCCGCGTCGCCGAGGAAGCCGGCGTGGAAGTAGACCGCCACCACGAGTTCTACGGCGCGCACACCTACAGCCTGTTTGAACGGCAACTCTACAAAGCGTGGGACTCCACCTTCGCCCCTGCGCTTTACGAATAA
- a CDS encoding thiamine pyrophosphate-binding protein, producing the protein MHSVSEAIARILAPRVDKYFGIMGNGNAWFIDALERLNIGIIPVRHEVGTVAAADAYHRVTNEIAVATTTYGPGFTNTITALV; encoded by the coding sequence ATGCACTCAGTCTCGGAAGCTATCGCCCGCATTTTGGCGCCAAGAGTGGACAAATATTTTGGCATCATGGGCAATGGCAATGCATGGTTCATTGATGCGCTTGAGAGACTCAATATCGGGATCATTCCGGTTCGCCATGAGGTGGGAACGGTTGCTGCGGCGGATGCATATCACCGGGTAACAAACGAGATTGCGGTTGCAACCACCACCTATGGACCGGGGTTTACCAACACCATCACCGCACTTGTGTAG
- a CDS encoding sterol carrier family protein, translating to MSPQRAKPNVHDTKAAVDAIAQWLRNPEAAQAPSRNELAKAVRNTARTLEHDAPGHSVELRVPPFVAVQCIEGPRHTRGTPPNVVECSPRTWLQLATGLIRWEEADVDASGSRAGEIAAWLPIIPLRSSAAE from the coding sequence ATGAGTCCCCAACGAGCCAAGCCGAACGTGCACGACACCAAAGCTGCTGTCGATGCCATCGCGCAGTGGCTGCGCAACCCAGAAGCAGCACAAGCACCTTCTCGGAACGAGCTGGCCAAGGCCGTGCGCAACACCGCGCGCACGCTGGAACATGACGCGCCGGGGCATTCCGTGGAACTGCGAGTACCCCCTTTCGTGGCAGTTCAATGTATTGAAGGACCACGGCATACCCGCGGCACCCCACCCAATGTGGTCGAGTGCTCCCCGCGCACCTGGTTGCAATTGGCTACCGGGCTAATTCGCTGGGAGGAGGCCGATGTGGACGCCTCCGGATCGCGCGCTGGTGAGATTGCCGCGTGGCTGCCAATTATCCCGCTGCGTAGTTCAGCCGCTGAATAA